From Aliarcobacter butzleri, the proteins below share one genomic window:
- a CDS encoding flagellar basal body L-ring protein FlgH, translated as MKLVIYISLTSLLFLGCASQEPDIHFEKPEIQIPKKAPEAKKNKGSLYSMQGTSLFADKKDLQIGDIIQIIIKEDLTAKSDNKRELTNNRNNNLGGGLFTPMGTNTLGGVAESITNESNRSLGVDFGTQSTNSDKGKVKTQFNETFDTTISAIIEETYQNGNYYIRGEKEMLIEGQKQKIVISGVIRPYDITSDNSINSSQIANLKLLYNKDGTESDILDTPWGLNFMRKIWPF; from the coding sequence ATGAAATTAGTTATATATATATCACTTACAAGTTTATTATTTTTAGGATGTGCCTCTCAGGAACCAGATATACATTTTGAAAAACCAGAAATACAAATTCCTAAAAAAGCACCAGAAGCTAAAAAAAATAAAGGTTCATTATATTCTATGCAAGGGACATCTTTATTTGCTGATAAAAAAGATTTACAAATCGGAGATATTATTCAAATAATAATAAAAGAAGATTTAACAGCTAAAAGTGATAACAAAAGAGAGTTGACAAATAATAGGAATAATAACTTAGGTGGTGGATTATTTACTCCAATGGGTACTAATACTTTAGGTGGTGTAGCTGAAAGTATTACAAACGAGTCTAATAGAAGTTTAGGAGTTGATTTTGGAACTCAAAGTACAAACTCTGATAAAGGAAAAGTAAAAACTCAGTTTAATGAAACTTTTGACACAACAATTTCGGCAATTATAGAAGAGACTTATCAAAATGGTAATTATTATATAAGAGGCGAAAAAGAGATGCTAATTGAAGGGCAAAAACAAAAAATTGTTATAAGTGGAGTAATAAGACCTTATGATATAACGTCAGATAATTCAATAAACTCTTCTCAAATAGCAAATTTGAAGCTTTTATATAATAAAGATGGTACAGAATCTGATATTTTAGATACACCTTGGGGATTAAATTTTATGCGTAAGATTTGGCCATTTTAA
- a CDS encoding MotE family protein, producing the protein MIYKFLILTIFFVIQINAVETSSSLTRQKMEVLELKNELNNFYNEKEKEYQTQKKELENLLAQVEKEKAETKRLHDKNLALLKDIRAEVQSKTVKIYDGMKAKNAAEIFDQMINEGKIEDVFDIILRLRESNVTQILKFLTVTNASRLTQKLEKYNLDKDKKD; encoded by the coding sequence TTGATTTATAAATTTTTGATATTAACTATTTTTTTTGTAATACAAATAAATGCAGTTGAAACAAGTAGTTCTTTAACTAGACAAAAAATGGAAGTTTTAGAATTAAAAAATGAGTTAAATAATTTTTATAATGAAAAAGAAAAAGAGTATCAAACACAAAAAAAAGAGTTAGAAAATCTTCTTGCTCAAGTAGAAAAAGAAAAAGCTGAAACCAAAAGACTTCATGACAAGAATTTAGCACTTTTAAAAGATATTAGAGCAGAAGTTCAAAGTAAAACAGTAAAAATTTATGATGGAATGAAAGCAAAAAATGCAGCTGAAATTTTTGACCAAATGATAAATGAAGGCAAAATTGAAGATGTTTTTGATATAATCTTAAGACTAAGAGAGTCTAATGTTACACAAATACTAAAATTTTTGACTGTAACGAATGCATCAAGACTGACACAAAAACTTGAAAAATATAATTTAGATAAAGATAAAAAGGATTAA
- the fliS gene encoding flagellar export chaperone FliS: MGIEEYNQQNAISDDPYVLVLKLYEGVIKFLSFAKSAIQEGDIEKKFIYINKAIAIFDELRSVLDFDGGDVAYYLDGLYLYQIETLFSAGIDDNINSINQVMKVTQGLIEAWKDETGL; the protein is encoded by the coding sequence ATGGGAATTGAAGAATATAATCAGCAAAATGCCATATCAGATGATCCTTATGTTTTAGTATTAAAACTATATGAGGGAGTTATCAAGTTTCTTTCTTTTGCAAAAAGTGCAATACAAGAGGGTGATATTGAGAAAAAGTTTATTTATATAAATAAAGCAATTGCAATTTTTGATGAATTAAGAAGTGTTTTAGATTTTGATGGTGGAGATGTTGCTTATTATTTAGATGGATTATATTTATATCAAATAGAGACACTTTTTTCTGCTGGAATTGATGATAACATTAATTCAATTAACCAAGTTATGAAAGTTACTCAAGGATTGATAGAAGCATGGAAAGACGAAACAGGTCTTTAA
- the flgK gene encoding flagellar hook-associated protein FlgK, protein MSLFGTFNVAQTGLSASRYGIETVSNNIANKDTDGYKKRVTDLSEIGQMGSSITGRGVNVDGVSRVTSQYLYDNYTKEYTKTSYYDKLTNMLGNIEKVFAETDTAGLSVDINNYFTAVEQLRSNPNSQIYKSYLQSQGQALVDNLQRLYSSVEQQQSIEKVELKTNVKEVNSILKEIADINGKLENYTNSTNDLLDKRDALELKLSQYVNVDINRDNGYEIKIGGVTALSSGTLNRELEISYKDTKQVDKFNYIQSNGTVLDSLKYNEDGTAKAAYDANDVIKYTLNNDDNLSVTIQIGEVVNGDWDNDPSTPDTGEAVTMDNLTRALAFKINNDPKLSQYVTAHNGDYNDGYMVYPGDNRGLSTDSDKYLRVESNEAGKANEFTGTISIVRYDATNAVQEREALYKNESQSTTAESDVVLKILEQNVNLSSGSIKAQVENLSSSSPNNKIQSYLDNLDSLAATFSDIYDQYIQVGKSEYVYGQNAANDYNGTPKGEIVSVGLFSGTSVKTLAFNKNAVNDLKQEQIEYLATIQWKTDLSFDGKGQDSTATNTTSLSEFFRNTKVNVSSDTENAKYSKEVQANIAQTIGTTYNNIVKVDEDDEMVNLMKLQAAYSANAQMITAVDEMIKVILGLRS, encoded by the coding sequence ATGAGTTTATTCGGTACTTTTAATGTTGCTCAAACTGGACTTAGTGCTTCAAGATATGGTATCGAAACTGTAAGTAATAATATTGCAAATAAAGATACTGATGGATATAAAAAACGTGTAACTGATTTAAGTGAAATTGGACAAATGGGTTCTAGTATTACTGGAAGAGGTGTAAATGTCGATGGGGTTTCACGAGTTACTTCTCAATATCTATATGATAATTACACAAAAGAATATACAAAAACTAGTTACTATGATAAATTAACTAATATGTTGGGCAATATTGAAAAAGTATTTGCAGAAACTGATACTGCAGGCTTATCAGTTGATATAAACAATTATTTTACGGCAGTTGAACAGTTAAGATCCAATCCTAATTCCCAAATATATAAAAGTTATCTACAATCACAAGGACAAGCATTAGTTGATAATTTACAAAGACTTTATTCTAGCGTTGAACAACAACAATCAATTGAAAAAGTTGAATTGAAAACAAATGTAAAAGAAGTAAATTCAATTTTAAAAGAAATAGCTGATATTAATGGTAAACTTGAAAATTATACTAATTCTACTAATGATTTATTGGATAAAAGAGATGCTTTAGAACTCAAGTTATCTCAGTATGTTAATGTAGATATAAATAGAGACAATGGTTATGAAATAAAAATTGGTGGAGTAACTGCATTAAGTAGTGGTACTCTTAATAGAGAATTAGAAATAAGTTATAAAGATACAAAACAAGTAGATAAATTTAATTATATTCAAAGTAATGGAACAGTTTTGGATTCTTTGAAATATAATGAAGATGGAACGGCAAAAGCAGCTTATGATGCAAATGATGTAATCAAATATACATTAAATAATGATGATAATCTTTCAGTTACTATTCAAATAGGTGAAGTGGTAAATGGAGATTGGGATAATGATCCATCTACTCCTGATACAGGAGAAGCTGTAACTATGGATAATTTAACAAGAGCTTTAGCTTTTAAAATAAATAATGACCCTAAATTAAGTCAATATGTTACTGCGCATAACGGAGATTATAATGATGGTTATATGGTTTATCCAGGAGATAATAGAGGTTTAAGTACAGATTCGGATAAATATCTAAGAGTTGAATCTAATGAAGCTGGAAAAGCTAATGAATTTACGGGAACTATAAGCATTGTAAGATATGATGCAACTAATGCTGTACAAGAAAGAGAAGCTTTATATAAAAATGAATCTCAAAGTACAACAGCTGAATCAGATGTAGTTCTTAAAATATTGGAACAAAATGTAAATTTATCAAGTGGAAGTATAAAAGCTCAAGTTGAGAATTTATCTTCATCTTCACCAAATAATAAAATTCAATCATATCTTGATAATTTAGACTCTTTAGCAGCTACTTTCTCAGATATTTATGATCAATATATTCAAGTTGGGAAAAGTGAATATGTTTATGGACAAAATGCTGCAAATGATTATAATGGAACTCCTAAGGGAGAGATAGTTTCTGTTGGATTATTTAGTGGTACTAGTGTTAAAACATTAGCATTTAATAAAAATGCTGTAAATGATTTAAAACAGGAACAAATAGAGTATTTAGCAACAATACAATGGAAAACAGATTTGTCTTTTGATGGAAAAGGACAAGATTCGACAGCAACAAATACAACATCTTTAAGTGAATTTTTTAGAAATACAAAAGTAAATGTATCAAGTGATACAGAAAATGCAAAATACTCAAAAGAGGTACAAGCAAATATTGCTCAAACGATAGGAACAACATATAATAATATTGTAAAAGTTGATGAAGATGATGAAATGGTAAATTTAATGAAGTTGCAAGCAGCATATAGTGCAAATGCACAAATGATAACTGCTGTTGATGAAATGATTAAAGTAATACTTGGATTAAGAAGTTAA
- a CDS encoding flagellar biosynthetic protein FliQ, with translation MDLIGIAENTVKIILILGLPSLIVSMIIGLVISIFSAVTQVNDASLSFVPKMIFVSAFILISLPWVGDHLETFTKDLWDIILTFGH, from the coding sequence ATGGATTTAATAGGAATTGCAGAAAATACGGTAAAAATAATTTTAATATTAGGTTTGCCTTCTTTGATTGTAAGTATGATTATAGGGCTTGTAATATCAATTTTTTCAGCAGTTACACAAGTAAATGATGCTTCTTTATCCTTTGTTCCTAAAATGATTTTTGTATCAGCATTTATTTTGATTTCTTTACCTTGGGTTGGAGATCATCTTGAAACATTTACAAAAGATTTATGGGATATAATCTTAACATTCGGGCATTAA
- the fliD gene encoding flagellar filament capping protein FliD, giving the protein MAGVLGLGSSGSTSLNEALIEKLKEADKASSVTPLEKKLEKFTTEKEVVANIQTKVNELLSAVKVFSLNQTTGANAFQQKSANVTGDGVVFDSDDLSALKSGSLSVKVEQLAQKDVWQSKQFDGTTTTKSSLVNQGTLNINGTSIDTTNKSYSDLVTEINKISGVQASLVEDSTGKFRLSIKSSETGESNKINFTGSDSTALSHFGFDDTTNNVLKAQDMKMKVDGVDYSGSSNTITIDGLKITASKSTGESTINIEDDNSNIKTQMQAFVTAYNTLNTLISGEVYSTDSSLGDKASIRNVMSQLKEQLFGTGSGDKTIFSYGFSFDSSNGNLVLSSTEFDNAIKNDKEGLQNLFVGVAEKKGIATTLDELISNSGINKDLIDYESNMLSRETKLTEQKDAAQEALDAKYKLMSEQFAAYTTIITQMENSFSGLKMLIQQSTASN; this is encoded by the coding sequence ATGGCTGGAGTATTAGGATTAGGTTCAAGCGGATCGACAAGCTTAAATGAAGCATTAATTGAAAAATTAAAAGAAGCAGATAAAGCCTCTAGCGTAACTCCTTTAGAAAAAAAACTAGAAAAGTTTACTACAGAGAAAGAGGTAGTTGCTAATATACAAACAAAAGTTAATGAATTATTATCTGCTGTAAAGGTATTCAGCTTAAATCAGACAACTGGAGCAAATGCATTTCAACAAAAAAGTGCAAATGTAACGGGAGATGGAGTAGTATTTGACTCAGATGACTTAAGTGCTTTAAAATCTGGTAGCCTTAGCGTAAAAGTTGAGCAATTAGCGCAAAAAGATGTTTGGCAATCAAAACAATTTGATGGAACTACTACAACAAAAAGTAGTTTGGTTAATCAAGGTACTTTAAATATAAATGGAACATCAATAGACACAACTAATAAATCATATAGCGATTTGGTTACCGAAATAAATAAAATCAGTGGTGTACAGGCTTCTTTAGTTGAAGATTCTACTGGTAAATTTAGATTATCTATAAAAAGTAGCGAAACGGGAGAATCAAATAAAATTAATTTTACTGGTTCAGATTCTACAGCTTTATCTCATTTTGGATTTGATGATACAACAAATAATGTATTAAAAGCGCAAGATATGAAAATGAAAGTTGATGGAGTTGATTATTCAGGAAGTAGTAATACAATAACTATTGATGGGCTTAAAATAACAGCTTCAAAGTCAACTGGTGAATCTACTATTAATATAGAAGATGATAATTCTAATATTAAAACACAGATGCAAGCTTTTGTTACAGCATATAATACATTGAATACATTAATTTCAGGTGAAGTATATAGTACGGATTCTTCTTTGGGAGATAAAGCTTCTATTAGAAATGTTATGTCTCAATTAAAAGAGCAACTATTTGGTACAGGTAGCGGAGATAAAACTATATTTAGTTATGGATTCTCTTTTGATTCATCGAATGGAAATTTAGTTTTAAGTTCAACAGAATTTGATAATGCAATTAAAAATGACAAAGAAGGATTACAAAACTTATTTGTTGGAGTTGCTGAAAAAAAAGGTATAGCAACAACATTAGATGAGTTAATTTCAAATAGTGGAATAAATAAAGATTTGATTGATTATGAATCAAATATGTTGTCTAGAGAAACAAAATTAACAGAACAAAAAGATGCAGCACAAGAAGCTTTAGATGCAAAATATAAGCTAATGTCAGAACAATTTGCAGCATATACAACAATAATAACTCAAATGGAAAATTCATTTTCAGGTTTAAAGATGTTAATTCAACAGTCAACGGCAAGTAATTAG
- a CDS encoding flagellar basal body-associated FliL family protein — translation MAEENGETTKKSSEGKGLLIVLIVLILILIMAVAGGTYFLLDKISSTANNGQKTEESAQTATPANTSEATFKADVNDLVLNLTDSRGKEKVMKLSFSIRSNDPLIATVIEEYKAEITDVVISQVSSRSSEELLTVGGKNLLKDELIAEINNVINYVTKSNRNVVSTILFTTFVIK, via the coding sequence ATGGCAGAAGAAAATGGTGAAACAACAAAAAAATCTTCGGAAGGAAAGGGATTATTAATTGTATTAATAGTTTTAATTCTGATTTTAATTATGGCCGTTGCTGGCGGAACATACTTTTTATTAGATAAAATTTCTAGTACAGCAAATAATGGACAAAAAACAGAAGAAAGTGCTCAAACTGCTACTCCTGCAAATACGTCAGAAGCTACTTTTAAAGCAGATGTAAATGATTTGGTTTTAAATTTAACTGATTCAAGAGGTAAAGAAAAAGTAATGAAATTATCTTTTTCTATTAGAAGTAATGATCCATTAATAGCAACAGTAATAGAAGAGTATAAAGCAGAAATTACTGATGTTGTTATTTCACAAGTGAGTTCAAGAAGTTCAGAAGAATTATTGACTGTTGGTGGAAAAAACTTATTGAAAGATGAGCTAATAGCCGAAATAAACAATGTTATAAATTATGTTACGAAATCAAATCGTAATGTAGTAAGTACAATATTGTTCACAACTTTTGTAATTAAATAA
- a CDS encoding flagellar basal body P-ring protein FlgI translates to MILKYFFIIALLLSSLYSQTIKDISNIIGIRENQLIGYGLIVGLAGTGDKSKFTMQSLQNLLRNSYIKIPAGSINSKNIAAVMVTADLPPFARQGDKIKVNISTIGDAKSVDHGELLITQLKGVDGNVYALAQGTIVANENNKTTGFIYDGATVENEINFDLQSEDSIQLSLLKNSAKNADLIETKINDTFGKKLATALDTRTIDVKKPDGMSIVKFISLVQNIELESSFKKKLIIDMNRESILAGGDIVIDPVTIARDTFTIRINKTGLGEVDWNNPTINTGVDIGDDVRIADKPVIDINNAMINTKNPPTVADLVRSMKVMKLPMKEIIDTLKMIKDMGAIDVDIELRE, encoded by the coding sequence ATGATATTGAAATATTTTTTTATTATTGCACTATTATTATCATCTTTATACTCGCAAACAATTAAAGACATTTCAAATATCATTGGAATTAGAGAAAACCAACTAATTGGTTATGGGTTAATAGTTGGATTAGCTGGAACTGGTGACAAATCAAAGTTCACTATGCAATCTTTACAAAATCTTCTTAGAAATTCTTATATTAAAATCCCAGCAGGTTCAATTAATTCAAAAAATATTGCAGCAGTTATGGTAACTGCTGATTTACCACCATTTGCAAGACAAGGTGATAAAATAAAAGTGAATATTTCAACTATTGGTGATGCAAAATCTGTTGACCATGGAGAACTTTTAATAACTCAATTAAAGGGTGTTGATGGAAATGTCTATGCCTTAGCACAAGGAACAATTGTTGCAAATGAAAATAATAAAACTACTGGATTTATTTATGATGGGGCAACTGTTGAAAATGAAATAAATTTCGATTTACAAAGTGAAGACTCAATCCAACTAAGTCTTTTGAAAAATTCTGCAAAAAATGCTGATTTAATTGAAACAAAAATTAATGATACTTTTGGAAAAAAACTTGCAACTGCATTGGATACTAGAACTATTGATGTAAAAAAACCTGATGGTATGTCTATTGTAAAATTTATTTCTCTTGTTCAAAATATAGAATTAGAGTCTTCATTTAAAAAGAAACTTATAATTGATATGAACAGAGAATCGATTCTTGCAGGAGGAGATATAGTAATTGATCCTGTTACAATAGCAAGAGATACTTTTACTATTAGAATAAATAAAACTGGTTTAGGTGAAGTTGATTGGAATAATCCTACAATAAATACAGGTGTTGATATTGGTGATGATGTAAGAATTGCAGATAAACCAGTTATAGACATAAATAATGCAATGATAAATACAAAAAATCCTCCAACAGTTGCTGATTTAGTTCGTTCAATGAAAGTTATGAAACTTCCAATGAAAGAGATAATAGATACCCTAAAAATGATAAAAGATATGGGTGCAATTGATGTTGATATTGAATTAAGAGAGTAA